From a single Brassica napus cultivar Da-Ae chromosome C9, Da-Ae, whole genome shotgun sequence genomic region:
- the LOC106364215 gene encoding la-related protein 1C-like isoform X1, with the protein MSIASETTALFVQIPSVSSASPTKIMEKEKSDNSEMFQGNAEKKPAWNRLSNGNSRIKPVMVASSSWPLLSEAAKAASCSSSDSLKSLCCDGSSSSVSSFSQRRSILAELEPMEQTLTDANSNINQRAVAQASGCPLPYTSPSSHNQRNMFASQSHVRAQNLHQQNSYNNQNVSYHPHQSHRGGHNQEHVNLPRNFNGLGGFVRPSPPLLVPSIYAQHMPPQPFYYPLDFTGFPPQMMYHPHHVPFMEPPPVLFPRQNPNRRMPSMEPPPVLVPSQKPSLKTKTLNQVQKAPPKTKIVNQVQKVPLKTKILNQVQYYLSEDNLPNDVYLRMRMNDEGFVHIEFIAGFNKLKALTSNIQLILDSLQGSDMVEVQGYEIRNGRVWRKYVMPHDWRVTFYPSQEYVMANNHQHMQLEQKPEVGCKFKQSK; encoded by the exons ATGTCTATAGCTTCTGAAACCACGGCTCTTTTTGTACAGATTCCATCCGTATCCTCTGCTTCACCTACAAAGATCATGGAGAAGGAGAAATCAGACAACTCTGAGATGTTCCAGGGTAATGCAGAAAAGAAACCGGCTTGGAACAGGCTCTCTAATGGAAATTCTAGGATCAAGCCAGTCATGGTAGCTTCGTCATCGTGGCCATTGCTTTCAGAGGCGGCGAAAGCAGCTTCTTGTTCATCCTCTGATTCTTTAAAAAGTCTTTGCTGCGATGGATCTTCATCATCGGTCTCTTCGTTCTCCCAG CGACGTAGTATTCTTGCCGAACTAGAACCAATGGAACAAACATTAACTGATGCGAATAGCAACATTAACCAACGAGCGGTTGCTCAAGCTTCAGGTTGTCCTTTACCATACACTTCCCCTAGCAGTCATAACCAAAGGAACATGTTTGCATCACAGTCCCATGTCCGTGCCCAAAACCTACATCAACAGAATTCATACAACAACCAAAATGTTAGCTATCATCCTCATCAAAGTCACCGAGGTGGACACAATCAGGAACATGTGAATCTTCCAAGAAACTTTAATGGTCTAGGCGGATTTGTAAGACCATCACCACCACTACTTGTGCCATCAATCTATGCTCAACATATGCCACCTCAACCATTTTATTATCCTCTAGATTTTACTG GCTTTCCACCACAGATGATGTATCATCCTCATCACGTGCCCTTCATGGAGCCTCCTCCTGTCTTGTTTCCACGTCAAAATCCAAACCGCCGCATGCCCTCCATGGAGCCTCCTCCTGTCTTGGTCCCATCTCAAAAACCTTCCTTAAAAACCAAGACATTGAATCAAGTTCAAAAAGCTCCCCCTAAAACAAAGATAGTGAATCAAGTTCAAAAAGTTCCCCTTAAAACCAAGATACTAAATCAAGTTCAATATTATTTGAG CGAGGATAATTTACCGAACGACGTATATCTTCGCATGCGCATGAATGATGAAGGCTTTGTTCATATAGAGTTCATTGCTGGTTTCAATAAG CTTAAAGCACTGACAAGTAATATCCAGCTTATATTGGATTCTCTACAAGGTTCTGATATGGTTGAAGTGCAG ggCTATGAAATAAGAAATGGACGTGTCTGGAGAAAATACGTAATGCCTCACGACTGGCGGGTTACATTTTATCCGAGCCAAGAATATGTAATGGCTAACAACcatcaacacatgcagcttgagCAAAAACCAGAAGTGGGATGCAAGTTCAAGCAATCAAAATGa
- the LOC106364215 gene encoding la-related protein 1C-like isoform X2 codes for MEKEKSDNSEMFQGNAEKKPAWNRLSNGNSRIKPVMVASSSWPLLSEAAKAASCSSSDSLKSLCCDGSSSSVSSFSQRRSILAELEPMEQTLTDANSNINQRAVAQASGCPLPYTSPSSHNQRNMFASQSHVRAQNLHQQNSYNNQNVSYHPHQSHRGGHNQEHVNLPRNFNGLGGFVRPSPPLLVPSIYAQHMPPQPFYYPLDFTGFPPQMMYHPHHVPFMEPPPVLFPRQNPNRRMPSMEPPPVLVPSQKPSLKTKTLNQVQKAPPKTKIVNQVQKVPLKTKILNQVQYYLSEDNLPNDVYLRMRMNDEGFVHIEFIAGFNKLKALTSNIQLILDSLQGSDMVEVQGYEIRNGRVWRKYVMPHDWRVTFYPSQEYVMANNHQHMQLEQKPEVGCKFKQSK; via the exons ATGGAGAAGGAGAAATCAGACAACTCTGAGATGTTCCAGGGTAATGCAGAAAAGAAACCGGCTTGGAACAGGCTCTCTAATGGAAATTCTAGGATCAAGCCAGTCATGGTAGCTTCGTCATCGTGGCCATTGCTTTCAGAGGCGGCGAAAGCAGCTTCTTGTTCATCCTCTGATTCTTTAAAAAGTCTTTGCTGCGATGGATCTTCATCATCGGTCTCTTCGTTCTCCCAG CGACGTAGTATTCTTGCCGAACTAGAACCAATGGAACAAACATTAACTGATGCGAATAGCAACATTAACCAACGAGCGGTTGCTCAAGCTTCAGGTTGTCCTTTACCATACACTTCCCCTAGCAGTCATAACCAAAGGAACATGTTTGCATCACAGTCCCATGTCCGTGCCCAAAACCTACATCAACAGAATTCATACAACAACCAAAATGTTAGCTATCATCCTCATCAAAGTCACCGAGGTGGACACAATCAGGAACATGTGAATCTTCCAAGAAACTTTAATGGTCTAGGCGGATTTGTAAGACCATCACCACCACTACTTGTGCCATCAATCTATGCTCAACATATGCCACCTCAACCATTTTATTATCCTCTAGATTTTACTG GCTTTCCACCACAGATGATGTATCATCCTCATCACGTGCCCTTCATGGAGCCTCCTCCTGTCTTGTTTCCACGTCAAAATCCAAACCGCCGCATGCCCTCCATGGAGCCTCCTCCTGTCTTGGTCCCATCTCAAAAACCTTCCTTAAAAACCAAGACATTGAATCAAGTTCAAAAAGCTCCCCCTAAAACAAAGATAGTGAATCAAGTTCAAAAAGTTCCCCTTAAAACCAAGATACTAAATCAAGTTCAATATTATTTGAG CGAGGATAATTTACCGAACGACGTATATCTTCGCATGCGCATGAATGATGAAGGCTTTGTTCATATAGAGTTCATTGCTGGTTTCAATAAG CTTAAAGCACTGACAAGTAATATCCAGCTTATATTGGATTCTCTACAAGGTTCTGATATGGTTGAAGTGCAG ggCTATGAAATAAGAAATGGACGTGTCTGGAGAAAATACGTAATGCCTCACGACTGGCGGGTTACATTTTATCCGAGCCAAGAATATGTAATGGCTAACAACcatcaacacatgcagcttgagCAAAAACCAGAAGTGGGATGCAAGTTCAAGCAATCAAAATGa
- the LOC106399762 gene encoding la-related protein 1C-like, translating to MEKEKSDYSEKFEGNADKPARNKQIMEALSWPSLTETAKAALCSNKSSTDSLKSIGCDGSSSSVSFFSQRSSSLAETERMHQEFFTHGTVVQPSGESSYGNPLPYTSPRGHKQGNEFASRAHVSTQNQHQQNSKENQHVTHQSQGGRQNQEHVKQNWNPQGKFNGQGGFPPPPRGGTPAFVRASPPSIYAQHIPVQHYFYPIAFTDLPPPMMYHPHRMPFIDRLAVLFPSQNPDRMPFIEPPPVLVPSQKAPLKTKILNQVQEAPLKIKILNQDKKAPLKTKILNQVQYYLSEDNLPNDVYLRKRMNDEGFVHIEFISGFNKLKALASNVQLILDSLRDSDIIEVQGYEIRNRHVWRKYVMPQDWRVTFYPSPEYAMADNHQNMQLEQN from the exons ATGGAGAAGGAGAAATCAGACTACTCTGAGAAGTTCGAGGGTAATGCGGACAAACCGGCTAGGAACAAGCAAATCATGGAAGCTTTGTCGTGGCCATCACTTACCGAGACAGCGAAAGCAGCTCTTTGTTCGAACAAGTCTTCCACTGATTCGTTAAAAAGTATTGGCTGTGACGGATCATCATCATCGGTCTCTTTTTTCTCTCAG CGAAGTAGCAGTCTTGCTGAAACAGAACGAATGCACCAAGAATTCTTTACCCACGGCACGGTTGTTCAACCCTCAGGAGAAAGTTCATATGGTAATCCTTTACCATACACTTCTCCTAGGGGTCATAAGCAAGGAAACGAGTTTGCATCACGGGCCCATGTCAGTACCCAAAACCAACATCAACagaattcaaaagagaaccaaCATGTTACCCATCAAAGTCAGGGAGGCAGACAGAATCAAGAACATGTGAAACAGAACTGGAATCCCCAAGGAAAATTTAATGGGCAAGGAGGATTCCCACCTCCACCAAGAGGAGGTACACCAGCATTTGTAAGGGCATCACCACCATCAATCTATGCTCAGCATATTCCAGTTCAGCATTATTTTTATCCTATAGCATTTACTG ACTTGCCACCACCAATGATGTATCATCCACATCGTATGCCCTTCATCGACCGTCTTGCTGTATTGTTTCCATCTCAAAATCCTGACCGCATGCCCTTTATCGAGCCTCCTCCTGTCTTGGTCCCATCTCAGAAAGCTCCCCTCAAAACCAAAATACTGAATCAAGTTCAAGAAGCTCCCCTCAAAATCAAGATACTGAATCAAGATAAAAAAGCTCCCCTTAAAACCAAGATACTGAATCAAGTTCAATATTATTTGAG CGAGGATAATTTACCAAACGATGTATACCTTCGCAAGCGCATGAATGATGAGGGCTTTGTTCATATAGAGTTTATCTCTGGTTTCAATaag CTTAAAGCACTAGCAAGTAATGTCCAGCTGATATTGGATTCCCTACGAGATTCAGATATCATTGAAGTGCAG GGCTATGAAATAAGAAACCGGCATGTCTGGAGAAAATACGTTATGCCTCAAGACTGGCGGGTTACTTTTTATCCGAGCCCAGAATATGCAATGGCTGACAACCATCAAAACATGCAGCTCGAGCAGAACTAG